The region CCAGACCTCAGAACACTTTTCAATTTTGcatcagtccatctcagatgagctcagGTCCAGAGAAGCCTGCAGCATTTTTCTGGTTGTTGTTGATATGTGGCTTTTgctttgcatggtagagttttaacttgcacttTTAGATGTAGCAATgaactgtgttaactgacaatggttttccAGTGTTCTCGACCCCACATGGTAAAATCTGTTAAAGAATGATGTTGGTTTTTGATGCAGTGTCTCCTGAGGGATTAAAGGTCACAGACATTGAAGATGGTTTTCGGCCTTGCTGCTTAcgtgcagagatttctccagattcttttaatcttttgatcatattatggactgtagatgatcAAATCCATAAATCCCTTGAAATTTTATGTTTAGAAACATTGCTCTTAAACTATTTGCTCATGTAGTTGTTCACGAAGTGGTGAACCTCATCCTatccttgcttgtgaacaaCTGAGCCTTTCAGGGATGCTCCTATTATACTTAATAATGACACTCATCTGATACAGTTAACCTATTCACCTGTGAGCTTTTCTGCaatgtgttgcaagcatcaatttcaaaatgataaaagcatagtttatcagtttaaacattaaatgttgcATCTCTGGAGTGTATTCAACTGCATATAGGTTGAATAGGTTTTATACAACTCTTCAACTTTCTTGGAACaggaattttatttaatttgtgctGCTGTCCTCTCATCAATTGATTTTTTCAGTTTGCTTTCTTGTTATACAAAATAATTCTCAAAGTGTGGTTAAGATTTCAATCTTTTAgtggtcaaaaaacaaaatttatttaatctgaacACAATACACAACAGGGTACTTCAAGATTCATGAGCTACCTTGTACAGTAACAGTGTGTTTCTAACAACATTGGtttgattcattttttattctggTTATTTAAACCACTCTGAATTTGTGTTACAAGCTTCAGAAGATCTTGAAGCTTGTAAGTTTGAAATCCCCCGCCACTCGGATATAGGTGACGACATCCGTATCTGCACGATTAGGAAACTGGATTTCCTGTCCATCAGGAAGTTCCACCTCAAACACATCTCCAGAGAGTTTCAACACGATCTAAAACAGAAAGTATAGTTTTAATTGTTCAACAAAAACATCAGTCACAATTAAAGTAATCAACATGGCTACATTTTGCAACTGGAAGGAAAGgaaattattttctctgtgcttATAATGACCACTATTTCATATAAAAAACATGAACCAAGACCTGCTggttcaaaacaaataaaaccatcTTTGGCTGTTGAAACCAGATGTCCTAAAGCCAGACTTCCTCACCTTCACATCACTGCCCCTCTGCAGAGGGTTGTGTATTTCCCTCTTTTCATCGCCCCAGCAACCTGCTGTCTTTGAGTTGCACACTAGGACCATTCCATCTGCATCATCGTGGAAACGGGGGTTAAAGTGCAATGCCAGGTCATCTGAGCTCAAACCCAGGTCAATCTGGAACCTGTTTGGATTATCAATCTGATTTGTTCGTACAGCAAGTTTTCTGAGCTGAGCAGCACTCATTTAtcaataaatacaattaaacaGATTTGACATACTAATGTTTTTGCATCAGCCGTGCTTTCTCTCAATCATGGACATTCAGGAATAAGTCAAATCCAAGCTTACAGcatatgcataaatataatatttttgtcTTACCTCTCAGCATCATGCAAAATTtccccctttactttcagtttgTCTCCAGGTCTCAAGTTCACATTCTTCAGTTCAAGTTCCTGAGAAAAGCAATTTGGGGTtacaaacataataaaaatagaCATTTTGATACATTTGAATATCATTGAAAATGATAAATAGTAATTTGAAACGTCTAATTAATTTTATAGATATAATTAGCAGTAAAATCTttgaagtgtttatttctgttaattctgaTGCCTACAGCTAATGAGAATCAAGCATTTCTTTTCTCAGAAAGTTTGAAAATTACACAAGatgaaaaaatttgtttttttaatgcagatATGTTATGTTATTACCTACAAAATTGTAAGGAAGACTCCAGACATGACAATTAGGGAACAATTATTGACACACTGCAAacagggtaagccacaaaaggtcattgctaaagaagctggctgttcacattGCTGTATCCAAGAATGTTAATGGAAAGTTTTGTGGAAGAAAAAGATGggcaagcaacagggataactgcaacCTTAAGAAAATTGTGATGCCCATTCAAGAGGGGGTAATTCATCAGGCATGCAAGGCTGCTGAAGTTAGTGCTTTAAGAACCGCCACACACTCTTAAGGTCCAATTAAAGTTTCCAAAGTCACTGATTCTTTGGGGAATCATGCcctctgctggtgttggtccaatgtATTTTGTCAGGTCCAAAGTCAGCACAGCCATGTACCGGGAAATTTAGAGCATTTCATTCTTCTCTCTGCTAAAAAGCTGTGTAAAGAAgttaatttttcagcaggacttggtagCTGCCCACACTACCAAAAGTACCAACTCTTGCTTTTAATGACTAGCATCATTGTGCTTGATTAAGCAACTCACTGGGCTAACCTAAACCTTTTAAAGAATCTATGGAGAACTGTCAAGAAGAAGACCAGAGACACCAAAGCCAACTATAAAGACGACTTGAAGGACACTATTAAAGGAACTTGGTTTTccagaacacctcagcagagacacAAGCTGTTCACCCCCAAGCCACTccacactgatgcagtaatttataCAAAAGAAGCCCTGGCCAGATATTGAATGCATATGCTGCACATGACTCTTTAATAGGCTAAACTGTCTGTATtaacaaatcttttttattgttctgataTTTCCAGTTTACTGAAGTACAGAGGCACTCGTTTATTGTTTAAAgcctttgtgttttaaataaaaatctaaagagTTCAGTTCTCATTAAATAATGTGATATGACTGATGTAATGAAATGCAGAAGAAGGAGAAGTACTTTTACCATACTCATACTGGGTCCTGTGACATAAGCCAAAAGACAGTCCTTGTACGCCGTGTGTCTCTTCCTGTGTGACAGAAGGAGGATAAGAGGTTTAAATGTGaatgttatatatgtatataacaCAAGCAGAGTAGCGCATGACCTGACAACATTAACAGTATTACTGAATGAGCATCATGATTATCTCCATCATGACAGCCACATGATATGTTTAAATGCTCTACACCTCTGTTTAATCACTGCTGAAGAATTTACAAGCATTGAATAATAGGGACTGTTTAGATATCTCTGAAGGTGGGAcggattttgtttttagttgaGAAGGTTCTTCAAGAGGATAAAGTAAAATCCCAAAGATTGAATCATGCTGTAagcattttattcagtttttctcTTGTAGAAAAAAACCTGgataattaaattaatattgttGTGTTTCTTCCACTCacacaaataaacaacaaaatatagtTACAGCTAATTGTTACTTTAAAGATACTgacttacataaaaaaaatcttgtaaCAAGCTTTAAGGATACTTAAAAACCACATTGTACCTATGtggtttttaaatatgtaacagatgtcacatttttaaatacacaaaataaatgaaactaacaaaataaatgtcttattttaattttagaagATTTTAAACTGATTCAATATGTGTtcagaagctgaaaaaaacTAGAATAACATAAATATGAACCTATTTTGTCTTTATAGAATAATAATCAGAGACGTTTTCATATGTATTGCTGTAGTTATTCTGGAGGCTACACCTGGAACATGCTATTTACAAACTTAAGCATTGATAAACTAAAGTTATCTTACGTGAAAATAATAGTTTCTTTCTAAAcgttttacatacattttccaGCTGATAAGTATGgacttcattcattcatttttagaTGGATTATGTCGAACATGTGGTATATtcgtttattttctttttcatttgtcGCAACTTCCTTGAAGAAGTGATGTTTTATTTATGGCCACTAGAGGTCAATCTCTTCTTTTTTGCCAACCGCCAAGAAAaacgaagaagaagaagaacggAGGtcccagaagcagtggtggatatgatggaaaagaaaaaggaaaaggatacgaaatgtagattagattcaagtataatacaagaatatataaacaattactatcaatatgttcagatttacacagacgcatcaaaaacagatgaaaaagtaggagtagcatttgtaataccagaatttaaaataaaagtaggaaaaagaattacagatggattatcgatatattcaggagaattattagcaatattgttagcagtgcagtgggtggaggatataaaaccattaaaaacaatcatttgttcagactcaagttcagcattattaagtttaaaacataatcattcagagggtagaccagacattttgttggaaataaaacatactttatttagaatacgaagaatgggattaatattagtgtttttatgggtaccagcacatgtaggagttagagggaatgagaaggtggacaggatggcaaagaaggcaacacaaaacaacattagctttataattaatattagtaggtcagaggcaagaaatataattaaacagagaatcaggaaagagtggcaaaaaaggtgggatgaagagaggaaaggaagatggttttacagaatcaacaagatagtaggagaagtaagaacaggaagaaggagtagaaaagaggaaagattaattacaagattaagactaggacatacaggacttaattctacattgttcaagataaagaaacataatacaggaaaatgtgatcattgtggagaggaggaaacaacagaacatgtaatattgaagtgtcagaaatatgaacaagaaagaacaattttgaggagagaatttgaaggtattaaagaaaattttattttgagagatactttgcaaagaagtttaggtagcaaacatattcaaattataattagatttttcaaaaaaactaaattaataaatagaatttgattgttgtaatagtaaataagatttaaaaccatgaagaaccacactccataccggtcggtggcggtaatgtacatcataaagttatttgccaactgccaaaaataatacaagaagaagaagaagaagagcagaggTCTCTTTCTTCCTGGTAACAGTTTCCGCTACGTCGATGGAAGTGACAAATTAAGTAAACAGGAGCTGTCACTACATTTGTGTATATATAATTGTCAATAAAAAGCTCATTTTGAAAGAATATTCCTTCATGAGGAAGCTGCTTTATACCCGCTAAAGgtacttttaaaataatgtttataagGTGGGAGCATCTCCAATGCACCTGCCTGAAGCTAAACCAGCTGGCAGCCAATGAAGCAGTGTTAGCTTGCAATGTTTTGTCTTTACATCCGTTATTACAGTTAAACATTTCCCTTGTTTCTTTTCTTGAATATTATTCTAACTCTTCAGTTTTAACTATGTAATTTACTCAGGTGAAATTGTCTAATGTAGCTTGAACTGTGACTTAGCAGCTGTTTCTGCAGCCCTGATGGTGTCGCCGTTATTACCGTATCAGCGACAACGCTGACTGCTTCTGCAGCCTTTACTGTAATCATTACGTTAAGAAAATGCAGCTTACCTTGTTTTTATCATAAATCTTTTTAGGCACAGATTACAGATAAAATTGTTCTTCTTTTACAGGGACCTTTTATTTTGGGACTGTCCTGCGATGTTCACAGACATGGATTATGAGCTGGAGGAGGACAAACTGTGAGTCAGATTTGATTGAATGTTTTATAATCTGAgcctggcaaaagtattcacaccccttggacgtttctgtattttgtcacatttgaaCCACAAACTTAAGTGTAtttgttgagattttatgttatagcaagacaaagtaatgcataatagTGAGGTGGGAGTTAAAGACTACATGGTTTTCAACGAtttctacaaataaatatttgatgtGTCATGAATATATATTCATCTCTCTTGAATATATATTCACTCTGCTGCTATGATTAAATTTATGTGAAACCAAACGCCTTATGAAGTTGAGATCACTTTTGTGTAGTCCTAATTATAGTTTGCCACTAGCAATGTAGGCGACACAATTTgtccagatgagaccaaaattaaacttccTGGCCTACTTGCTAAATGACATATATGGCAACAAAATCTATAAAgctcatcactctgaacacattGTATCTCCactgaaacatggaggtggcaccAGCATCTTTCTGTGTATCATCTCAGCAGGGATAGGGAAGGTACTTAGAGTTGAtagaaagatggatggggctaaaTCCAGGAAAATCTgaaaggaaaacctgttagagacttAAGACTGGTgtagaggtttaccttccaggaGCTTAGGTCCCCTAACATACAACCAGAACTAAATGGGATAGTTTAGATCAGAGCATATTAATGTGTGTggatggtccagtcaaagctcagatctaaatccaactgagaatatagcaagacttatggcaagacttaaaaatgtatgtttacagACATTCTCCAGTTAATCTGATTAAATTCAAACTATTGTGCTAAAAAacaggcaaacatttcagtctctaaatgtgtaaagctgttagagacataaaaccaaaaggtggttctatgcAATATTAactcaggaaggctgaacaCATTTGTCTGTCAcaattttcaaatttgtttatttctacaataatcctaaataacattttaagtcGTGTAATTTTCCACCCGTATCCACTACTTTATGTgattctatcacataaaaccacaaacaaatataTTGAAGCTTGTTGTAAAAGGaccaatgtgaaaaaatgtaagAAGCTGTAAATATTTTCGTAAGACACTGTAGATGAACTGTACTTTTCCAATGTTACAGTCAGGTCCATAAACATTGGGACATTGCCTCATTTCTCATCGTTTTGGCTCTTAAAACCACCACAATAGATTTGAATTGAAACAACCAAGATGTGCTTAAACTGCAgactttcagctttaatttgagTGTATTTACATTCAAATCAGGTGAACGGTGTAGGAATTACAATCGTTTGAATGTGTGCCTCCCCCAATTCAAGGGACCAAAAGTAATGGGACAATTGGGTGCTCAGCTGTTCGATGTGCTCTTCCCTCAATATCCAATTCATAAGGAGCTGATGAAACGTCCAGAGTTCATTTCAAGTGTGATAttatatttgcatttttcaTACTGTCGCTGTTAATTCTCAATGTGAGGTCCAAAGAGCTATCACCACCAGTGAAGCAAGCTATCATTAGGCTGAGAAATCAAAACAAACCCATCAGAGAGAGCAAAAATATTAGGCGTGGCCAAATCAACAGTTTGGAACATCAtcaaaaagaaagaagacaCCGGTGAGCTCAACAAcaccaaaagacccagaacaccATGGAGGATAAACATGATGGatgaacaaataattttttccatGGTGAAGAAAAACCACTTCACAACAATAGGCCAGATCAAGAACACTCCAGGTGGTAGGTGTATGTGTATCAAAGGCAACAATCAACAGAAGAAGAGAATACAGAGGATTTAGCACAAGATGTAAACCATTGGTgagcctcaaaaacaggaaGGCCAGATTAATGTTtaccaaaaaacatctaaaaaacctCCACAATTTAGGAACAACATCCTAtcgacagatgagacaaagatcaACTTGTACCAGAGTGATGGGAAGAGAAGAGTATCGAGAATGAAATAAAACTGTTCATGAGTGGAAACATGCCACCTCATTAATAAAGCATGGTGAAACAACGTAATGAAATGGGCTTGTGTGGCTGCCAATGAGCAGCTGTTGGGGTGGTTTATGGTGCCAAAAAGATGAGAATTGAGTCGATGTCCCAATTTTTATAGACCTGACTGTATGTTTGTAAATTACAATGAAGATGAGCAGTTCCAGTATTTGAGGGCCTTCgttcttcttttttaaaatgtgcccCTGCTCTAAACACTTTATTCAAATAGCTGAACCTGCCTCCAAGATCTGCAGGAGCctctcatttatttaaatcaggtgttttcaaccattttcattaggaaaatattttagttttgtgGATGTGCCAAGCAATTGTCCATTGatcaacctttatttttttctctgttcattATTTGCATCATATCAGAAAACCACCACTTTGTTTCAGTCTGTAAATGTACAAACATGATCTTTGATGCAACTTGTTTTGAGTTAGTAAAAATCAGATGCAGGTTGGAGACACCTGCTTTTATGCCTACATTGGAATCATCTTGTTTTCACTTCATTTTACTGTTAGATTCAAGACCTTTATATTTACCCAGGAGCTTGctgctctttatttttcttaaaacaaagtttacaCAAATGAGTTTGAATGTCATCAAAAAGAAAGCTGGCTAAATCTGGAATGGGCAGGTCTGAGCTCGCAGGAAAAATGAAACCTGTGTTGGCCATTAAAAGCTGGTTCATCTCTAAAGTATTAGTAAATattgtaaatgtattttctgaAATCGGCATCCAGTATCATTATTGATACCAAATATCCCCAAAACAGCTAAACCCAATTACGCATTTGATTAATCTTTTCCTTACAGAGGGATACCGACGGTACCCGGCACTGTGACTCTGAAGAAAGATGCTAACAATCTTATCGGCATCAGCATTGGTGGTGGAGCTCAGTACTGTCCTTGCCTCTATATTGTCCAGGTAGGTACATGAACTCTGATAACTATAGTTCATATCTGACTTCCTGTTTTGCTAAAgttcatattttatcaaataaacatGTAGTGCTGTTAATTAACAGAACCATGGGGCCCAAATCGACAATTACAACTGCAACAGCTGTCTAAAGCTTCGCCTCacacctttatttttcttttcttgtctcgcttaaatgttttagattatcTAATAATTTGTGATATCAGACAAAGAAACCCTGAGTGGATATGAAAAcgagtttttaaataaagatttaaaagctGAACCTAGTAACTGGTTGTGTCACCCTGgccagcaacaactgccatcaagcatttgcagTAATTGGTAACGAGTCTTTTAGAAGGCTTTGACCAATCATTCTTTGCTTTATTCATTCACATTGGAGAGTTTATAGCCAGTATAAAGCTATTTTGCAGCATCTCAGTCAGATCAAAACTTTGACTTGGTCAATCCAAAACCTTGTTTTTTAGGCCGTCCCGAGGTCAACATGCAGGTGTAATTTGGATTTTAACCCTAGTGTGCTTGAGCCTAAGGTCACGAACTGATGGTGGAATATTCTCTGCTACAGATCAGTATCCATGGTTTCATTGATTCCAGCAAGTCGTCCAGGTCAAAGCAAGCAGCTGCAGACGatcactaccaccaccatgcttcacagtcgGCATAATGATTTtgctgaaatgctgttagttttatgccagGTGTAGTGGGGCGTACTTTTGTCTCGTCAATCCaaagaatattttccaaaaagtcTTGGGGTTCATCAGTGTGTTTTTGACAAATGTGTCATTTGTATCATCAGCAGTGGTTTGGCGTTGGAACTCtctcatggatgccattttCACCCATTCTCTTCCTTGTTGTTAATCATGACCTTATTTCattgaggcctgcagtgctttagatgtcgttctgggttcttttatgagctcctggatgagtcattgatgtGTATTTTTAGTAATTTGGTAGGTCGGACACTTCTTGGAAGGGTTACCACTGTACCATGTTTTTTCCATCTGTGGACAATGGCTCTCTGTGGTTCGCTGGAGACCCAGAGCCTTAGAAATAGCTTTTTAAACCtcatagatgtcagtgactttgtttcttgtctgtttttaaagttCCTCAGGTCGGGTCATGATGCGGccctttttgagatcttttaggcAACGTCAGATAAGTTCTATTTTAGTGACTTCTTTGTGTCAGGCGTGGGTGTAGGTAGAGAAATTAAACTCAgctttacaaaaaatgtcattaatCACAGGTAGTAAGGGGTGATTACTTTTTCCCATTGGATTGGTTTTGATAATTTTGTTCCCCCAATTaatgaaattataatttaaaaattgcattttgaaTTTTCTCCGGTTGTATTTGTCTGATCTGAAAATGCGTTTGGTCTGAAATGTTGTAACAAAAAAGGAGAAACTGAAGACACCTGTAAGGGCACCGTACCTTATTTTCATTCCTAGTTTATCTAGTTGAAACTGGGCTAGTAAAAGTTCATTTGAGTGTTACCGGTTATAGTGGGTGCTTTCGTCTTCCAGGTGTTTGATAACACTCCAGCTGCTCTGGATGGGACGCTGGCTGCAGGTGATGAAATCACAGGTGTGAACGGGAAAACggtgaaaggaaaaacaaaggtGGAGGTGGCCAAGATGATCCAAGCTGTCCAGGTAATTGGGGTCTGGGAAGGGAAAAGCAGCTTCTTGTTAATCAGAGCACTGAGCTGTATGAGAACAAACAGTTTAGTGTTGGTTTCATGTACCAAAAATACAATTTCTTAAACatgtgtgtttaaaataaaccttCTTGTACTTTGATGCAACAGGGCTGTATTGTAAggattatttttgtctttttaatcaGTCAGCCACAACTTTTCTTTCAGCAAAGATCTCCCTAATTATACCAAGATGCATATTATGGTTGCCAAAAGGGGGGGAATTATACTTCATCGTTCCCTGTTAGTTTATCTctataataaatgtaattttggCCCAAGAGCAGCATATTATCAAACATTCAGTGAATAGACTTTTGACACATTCCCATAACTCAGAATAGAGCTCCTCAAGCTTCACAGGAAACctgagtaaaaaatatataaaacactgCATTTACCACCTTTGAAACATTTTAGCGTGgctgtttgaatttatttaaaggtgAAAGCAGCtatgataaaaatataaatttcatACCTGAACCTAATTAAaccaaaccagaaaaaaaattgaCGTTTAAAACTTTTTCTAGGTCAGTGACCAATTAGTGAAGAACTGGTACTTTCAGGTTTTAATAAACTGTTGCAGCTGAATGATTGGCTGGAACAAACATACAGCTCCTATAAGTGGAGCTTTCACCAGTCTGTTTTGGGCTAATTAGGTTAGTTACATGTTGCAGTTTTAGGTCGACTGGAATAACGGTAAAAAAGATGCATGTATCTGCATCAAAGGCAAAAAATATCAGAACAAAAAGCTGTACTTAATAAAGACTACAAAATTGGAAATAAGCaattaaagaaatttaaaacaaattaaaggagAAAGCATTTATGTGAGTGAGCTATGAGataattggttaaaaaaaaatctggaattgaattcagaaaaaaaatacagcacTGAAAACAAGGTTTCATGTGACAAAAGAAAAGGAGTCACTGAATACTCAAAATGAATCATGTTGAATAAAATTATCCTTCAACTCTGCTTTGATGCAGATGTCAGGAAACATAAATATGACTGCAGGAATAAAACCACTAATCTTCCGAAGTCTCTGATAATATGGGCTTGAGTTATAGGTGGAGGACCAGAGAAGATGGCAGTCATCGTCATGCTTGTAAATATACAACCcgaacattaacatttttttcattgaatAAATCTGTGCTTggagatatttattttttcagcatG is a window of Girardinichthys multiradiatus isolate DD_20200921_A chromosome Y, DD_fGirMul_XY1, whole genome shotgun sequence DNA encoding:
- the LOC124863800 gene encoding galectin-1-like isoform X1; this translates as MIKTRKRHTAYKDCLLAYVTGPSMSMELELKNVNLRPGDKLKVKGEILHDAERFQIDLGLSSDDLALHFNPRFHDDADGMVLVCNSKTAGCWGDEKREIHNPLQRGSDVKIVLKLSGDVFEVELPDGQEIQFPNRADTDVVTYIRVAGDFKLTSFKIF
- the LOC124863800 gene encoding galectin-1-like isoform X2; translation: MSMELELKNVNLRPGDKLKVKGEILHDAERFQIDLGLSSDDLALHFNPRFHDDADGMVLVCNSKTAGCWGDEKREIHNPLQRGSDVKIVLKLSGDVFEVELPDGQEIQFPNRADTDVVTYIRVAGDFKLTSFKIF